From one Anaeromyxobacter diazotrophicus genomic stretch:
- a CDS encoding STAS domain-containing protein — translation MSLARFEHRGASVLVYPTCRRLDAEVASEFSRQVAGQVQGRSLVTVSLSEVEAIDCSGLAALVVILQKMPPGGVLRLAGVRPSAHELLEATGLGALFPVVDAAAAAPGGDSGWTTTPLPDDALVP, via the coding sequence ATGTCGCTGGCCAGGTTCGAACATCGGGGCGCCTCCGTGCTCGTCTACCCGACTTGCCGGCGGCTCGACGCCGAGGTGGCCTCGGAGTTCAGCCGCCAGGTGGCCGGCCAGGTGCAGGGGCGCTCGCTCGTGACCGTCTCGCTCTCGGAGGTGGAGGCGATCGACTGCTCGGGGCTCGCCGCGCTTGTGGTGATCCTGCAGAAGATGCCGCCGGGAGGCGTGCTGCGGCTCGCGGGCGTCCGCCCCTCCGCGCACGAGCTCCTCGAGGCGACCGGCCTCGGCGCCCTCTTCCCCGTGGTCGACGCGGCCGCCGCAGCGCCGGGGGGCGACTCCGGCTGGACGACGACGCCGCTCCCGGATGACGCCCTGGTGCCGTGA
- a CDS encoding NAD(P)/FAD-dependent oxidoreductase encodes MAEFKYVVIGGGMTGHAAAQGIRSVDAAGSIAIVGDEPARPYARPPLTKGLWTGQEEGSIWLPAVEGVSLRAGERAIAIDRGARRVTLEGGESLGYERLLLATGGTPRRLPFADAGVVYYRTVADYRRVRALPVGKHVAVVGGGFIGSELAASLTTAGHRVTLLFPERGIGARLFPPDLSEHLNAYYAEREVEVRPQERLTGVEARGGGFVLRTDRGELRADLVVAGLGIVPDDGLAARAGLAVDDGILVDEGLRTSDPAVFAAGDVARFPNPALGQRIRVEHEDNANRMGREAGRAMAGAAVAYRHLPFFYSDLFDLGYEAVGVLDPRLEVVADWTERFRKGVVHYLSGGRVRGVLTWGIFGKMDAARALISEPGPHDAATLRGRISG; translated from the coding sequence ATGGCCGAGTTCAAGTACGTGGTGATCGGCGGTGGGATGACGGGCCACGCGGCGGCCCAGGGGATCCGGTCGGTGGACGCGGCCGGGTCGATCGCGATCGTGGGCGACGAGCCGGCGCGCCCGTACGCTCGCCCGCCGCTCACGAAGGGGCTGTGGACGGGGCAGGAGGAGGGCTCCATCTGGCTGCCGGCGGTGGAGGGCGTCTCGCTGCGCGCGGGGGAGCGCGCGATCGCGATCGACCGCGGCGCGCGTCGGGTCACGCTGGAGGGGGGCGAGAGCCTCGGCTACGAGCGGCTCCTCCTCGCGACCGGCGGCACGCCCCGGCGCTTGCCCTTCGCCGACGCGGGGGTCGTCTACTACCGGACCGTCGCGGACTACCGGCGCGTCCGGGCGCTCCCGGTCGGCAAGCACGTGGCGGTCGTCGGCGGAGGCTTCATCGGCTCCGAGCTGGCCGCCTCGCTCACGACGGCGGGCCACCGCGTCACGCTGCTCTTCCCGGAGCGCGGGATCGGCGCGCGCCTGTTCCCGCCGGACCTCTCGGAGCACCTGAACGCCTACTACGCCGAGCGCGAGGTGGAGGTCCGCCCGCAGGAGCGCCTCACCGGGGTCGAGGCGCGAGGCGGCGGGTTCGTGCTCCGGACCGATCGGGGCGAGCTCCGGGCCGATCTCGTGGTGGCGGGGCTCGGGATCGTCCCGGACGACGGCCTCGCCGCCCGGGCGGGGCTGGCGGTGGACGACGGCATCCTCGTCGACGAGGGGCTGCGCACCTCGGATCCGGCCGTGTTCGCCGCCGGCGACGTGGCGCGGTTCCCGAACCCGGCGCTCGGCCAGCGGATCCGCGTCGAGCACGAGGACAACGCCAACCGCATGGGCCGCGAGGCCGGTCGCGCGATGGCGGGCGCCGCCGTCGCCTATCGCCACCTGCCGTTCTTCTACTCGGATCTGTTCGACCTGGGCTACGAGGCGGTGGGGGTGCTCGACCCGCGGCTCGAGGTCGTGGCCGACTGGACGGAGCGGTTCCGCAAGGGCGTCGTCCATTACCTGTCGGGCGGCCGGGTGCGCGGCGTCCTGACGTGGGGGATCTTCGGGAAGATGGACGCGGCGCGCGCGCTCATCTCCGAGCCTGGTCCGCACGACGCCGCGACGCTGCGCGGGAGGATCTCGGGGTGA
- a CDS encoding universal stress protein yields the protein MATSVSTTQRPTAQDFLELVERGKRGRLKLYVGFAAGVGKTWRMLEEAHALARRGVDVVGALIETHGRAETAALIGDLEVVPRRKIEYRGVAVEELDLEAVLARAPAVAIVDEIPHTNVPGSRNRKRYQDVLDLLGAGVNVIGALNIQHLESLNDLIARNTGVTVRETVPDSFVEQADQIVNLDLAVEDLVERLRTGKIYPPDKIPWALEHFFRDANLATLRELSLREVAESLDRSAAQRVPLGAPAQRASGRVMVCLSSNPPHALALLRRGSRMAGRLNTDWYVVYVETPREAPARIDAEAQRHLLANVDKARELGAEVVRLKSSDPAAALIDFARAHRVSDVIVGRTNLPWWRRLGRGTVLERLVREGEGLDLHVVSFFEEEPRA from the coding sequence ATGGCGACGAGCGTGTCCACGACGCAGCGCCCGACCGCGCAGGACTTCCTGGAGCTCGTCGAGCGCGGGAAGCGCGGCCGCCTGAAGCTGTACGTGGGGTTCGCGGCCGGGGTCGGGAAGACGTGGCGCATGCTGGAGGAGGCGCACGCGCTCGCCCGGCGCGGGGTCGACGTCGTCGGCGCGCTCATCGAGACGCACGGGCGCGCCGAGACGGCCGCCCTCATCGGCGACCTCGAGGTGGTCCCGAGGCGCAAGATCGAGTACCGGGGGGTCGCGGTGGAGGAGCTGGACCTCGAGGCCGTGCTGGCGCGAGCGCCGGCCGTGGCGATCGTGGACGAGATCCCCCATACCAACGTGCCGGGATCGAGGAACCGCAAGCGTTACCAGGACGTGCTCGACCTGCTCGGCGCAGGGGTGAACGTCATCGGCGCGCTCAACATCCAGCACCTCGAGTCCTTGAACGACCTCATCGCGCGGAACACGGGGGTCACGGTGCGCGAGACGGTCCCGGACAGCTTCGTCGAGCAGGCGGACCAGATCGTGAACCTCGACCTCGCCGTCGAAGACCTCGTCGAGCGGCTCAGGACGGGCAAGATCTACCCGCCCGACAAGATCCCGTGGGCGCTCGAGCACTTCTTCCGGGACGCGAACCTCGCGACGCTCCGGGAGCTCTCGCTGCGAGAGGTCGCGGAGAGCCTCGACCGTTCGGCGGCCCAGCGGGTCCCCCTCGGCGCGCCGGCGCAGCGCGCCTCCGGTCGCGTCATGGTGTGCCTCTCCTCGAATCCGCCGCACGCGCTGGCGCTGCTCCGGCGCGGCTCCCGGATGGCGGGACGCCTCAACACCGACTGGTACGTCGTGTACGTCGAGACGCCGCGCGAGGCGCCCGCACGAATCGACGCCGAGGCGCAGCGGCACCTCCTCGCCAACGTCGACAAGGCGCGCGAGCTCGGGGCCGAGGTGGTCCGCCTGAAGTCCTCCGACCCCGCGGCGGCGCTCATCGACTTCGCGCGCGCGCATCGGGTGAGCGACGTCATCGTCGGCCGAACGAACCTGCCCTGGTGGCGCCGGCTCGGGCGGGGCACGGTGCTGGAGCGGCTCGTGCGCGAGGGCGAGGGGCTCGACCTGCACGTGGTCTCCTTCTTCGAGGAGGAGCCGCGGGCATGA
- the kdpC gene encoding potassium-transporting ATPase subunit KdpC translates to MRDELAPAVRATAVTLVLTGLLYPLAMTGVARVLFPRQAQGSLVSDASGKIVGSELLAQGFAAPGYFQPRPSAAGEKGYDPLASGGSNLAPTSKKLRERAAAALDRLRKENPDAPGAVPVELVTASGSGLDPHLSPAAARWQAPRVARARGVALDRVRALVDEYTEGRDLGVLGEPRVNVLELNLAVDRRFGASGAPPGAQEPGR, encoded by the coding sequence CTGCGCGACGAGCTCGCGCCGGCGGTGCGCGCCACCGCCGTGACCCTCGTCCTGACCGGGCTCCTCTACCCGCTCGCCATGACCGGCGTCGCGCGGGTCCTGTTCCCCCGGCAGGCGCAGGGCAGCCTCGTCAGCGACGCGAGCGGGAAGATCGTCGGCTCCGAGCTCCTCGCGCAGGGCTTCGCCGCCCCGGGCTACTTCCAGCCGCGCCCGTCCGCGGCCGGCGAGAAGGGATACGATCCCCTGGCTTCGGGCGGCTCGAACCTCGCCCCGACCTCGAAGAAGCTGCGCGAACGGGCTGCCGCGGCGCTGGACCGGCTCCGAAAGGAGAACCCGGACGCACCCGGCGCCGTTCCGGTCGAGCTCGTCACCGCCTCCGGCAGCGGGCTCGACCCGCACCTCTCGCCCGCGGCGGCGCGCTGGCAGGCGCCGCGCGTCGCGCGGGCGCGCGGCGTCGCGCTCGACCGCGTGCGCGCGCTCGTGGACGAGTACACGGAGGGGCGCGATCTGGGCGTGCTCGGGGAGCCGCGCGTGAACGTGCTCGAGCTGAACCTCGCGGTCGACCGCCGCTTCGGCGCGTCCGGGGCGCCGCCGGGGGCGCAGGAACCCGGGCGATGA
- a CDS encoding glycosyltransferase family 2 protein, which yields MDATCARCEDRLPGEPVAPSSARDLTFQALAVFAFLLGLRYLTWRWTSSLNPSALAFAVMIAAAESLAFLGDVLFFLSIWRITPVASPPPPATLREIGASPATPDRELRVDVFIATYDEPVELVALSVRDAKRLRYPHPLTLRIHVLDDGRRGAMRDMAREEGVGYLTRPDNAGYKAGNLRNGLQHTDGDLVVICDADTRPLPGLLEETLGYFRDPRVAWVQTPQWFYDVSPGTPLPEWLASRLRLGPAGGALGRGIELLLGPITVGGDPLGNDASTFYGVIQASRNWCNAAFCCGAGSIHRREAVMESALKQFAQEVTAATRRFADRVPDRALRRPLAAAVAGAAARRTELMPYRFHVSEDIYTSIIVHADPRRRWRSVHHPRPLTRMLSPQDLLAWTIQRFKYASGTLDIGWHDNPLKRPGLTAWQKLMYLATIYSYLSPLWLVPLLLAPVVFFFAGVTPVVAFDPEFFAQIVPFLVAKRLAFMVGTWGFRTWRAEQYHLASAWLHLKALLHVLAGKPLRFPVTPKTRAERRFLRLVAPHVLLVAAMAAGLVYRGSLIASGRAPADTTAYLVNVFWSLYGTLCLLPMIAAGLGRRPGAALA from the coding sequence GTGGACGCGACGTGCGCTCGCTGCGAGGATCGGCTCCCTGGCGAGCCCGTCGCTCCGAGCTCCGCGCGCGACCTCACGTTCCAGGCGCTGGCGGTCTTCGCGTTCCTCCTCGGGCTCCGCTACCTGACCTGGCGGTGGACGTCCTCCTTGAACCCGTCGGCGCTCGCGTTCGCGGTGATGATCGCCGCGGCCGAGTCGCTCGCCTTCCTGGGCGACGTCCTGTTCTTCCTCTCGATCTGGCGCATCACGCCCGTCGCCTCCCCGCCGCCTCCCGCGACGCTCCGCGAGATCGGCGCCTCGCCCGCGACGCCGGATCGCGAGCTCCGCGTCGACGTCTTCATCGCGACGTACGACGAGCCGGTCGAGCTGGTCGCGCTCTCGGTGCGGGACGCGAAGCGCCTGCGCTATCCGCACCCCCTCACGCTCCGGATCCACGTGCTCGACGACGGGCGGCGGGGCGCCATGCGGGACATGGCCAGGGAGGAGGGGGTGGGCTACCTCACCCGCCCCGACAACGCCGGCTACAAGGCGGGAAACCTCCGGAACGGCCTCCAGCACACCGACGGCGACCTCGTCGTCATCTGCGACGCGGACACGCGCCCGCTCCCGGGGCTGCTGGAGGAGACGCTCGGCTACTTTCGCGATCCGCGCGTCGCCTGGGTGCAGACACCGCAGTGGTTCTACGACGTCAGCCCGGGGACGCCGCTGCCGGAGTGGCTGGCGAGCCGCCTGCGGCTCGGGCCGGCCGGCGGCGCGCTCGGGCGCGGCATCGAGCTCCTGCTCGGGCCGATCACGGTCGGCGGGGACCCCCTCGGCAACGACGCCAGCACGTTCTACGGCGTGATCCAGGCGAGCCGGAACTGGTGCAACGCCGCGTTCTGCTGCGGAGCCGGGAGCATCCACCGCCGCGAGGCCGTGATGGAGTCGGCCCTGAAGCAGTTCGCGCAGGAGGTGACCGCGGCGACGCGTCGCTTCGCCGACCGGGTGCCGGATCGAGCGCTCCGGCGGCCGCTCGCCGCCGCCGTCGCCGGGGCGGCGGCGCGTCGCACGGAGCTCATGCCTTACCGCTTCCACGTCTCCGAGGACATCTACACCAGCATCATCGTCCACGCGGATCCCCGGCGGCGCTGGCGCTCGGTTCACCACCCCCGCCCGCTCACGCGCATGCTCTCGCCGCAGGACCTGCTCGCCTGGACCATCCAGCGGTTCAAGTACGCGAGCGGCACGCTCGACATCGGGTGGCACGACAACCCGCTCAAGCGGCCGGGGCTCACCGCCTGGCAGAAGCTGATGTACCTCGCCACCATCTACTCCTACCTGTCGCCGCTCTGGCTCGTCCCGCTGCTGCTCGCGCCGGTCGTCTTCTTCTTCGCGGGCGTCACGCCGGTGGTCGCCTTCGACCCGGAGTTCTTCGCGCAGATCGTGCCCTTCCTGGTCGCCAAGCGGCTCGCCTTCATGGTCGGGACCTGGGGCTTCCGCACCTGGCGCGCGGAGCAGTACCACCTGGCCTCGGCCTGGCTCCACCTGAAGGCGCTGCTCCACGTCCTCGCGGGCAAGCCCCTCCGGTTCCCGGTGACCCCGAAGACGCGCGCCGAGCGCCGCTTCCTGCGCCTCGTCGCGCCGCACGTGCTCCTGGTCGCGGCGATGGCGGCGGGGCTCGTGTACCGCGGCAGCCTCATCGCCTCCGGGCGCGCGCCGGCCGACACCACCGCGTACCTGGTGAACGTCTTCTGGAGCCTGTACGGCACCCTGTGCCTGCTGCCGATGATCGCGGCGGGACTCGGGCGCCGTCCCGGAGCCGCGCTCGCATGA
- the kdpF gene encoding K(+)-transporting ATPase subunit F produces the protein MSLEYAIGVILSVLLTGYLGYALIRPERF, from the coding sequence ATGAGCCTCGAGTACGCCATCGGCGTCATCCTGTCGGTGCTCCTCACCGGTTACCTCGGGTACGCGCTGATCCGTCCCGAGCGCTTCTAG
- the kdpA gene encoding potassium-transporting ATPase subunit KdpA — protein MTTNGWLQIALFALVILATTRPLGGYMYRVFEGERPPLPRVFGPLERALYRLCGVDPRREQGWKGYATALLLFSACGVLVTYALQRLQHLLPFNPERFGPVASDLALDTAASFATNTNWQNYGGESTMSYLTQMAGLAWHNFTSAAAGIGVALALARGLTRQPGPGGPKTLGSFWVDLVRSIVYLLLPVSVAVGLALVAMGVPQTLSAYREISTVEGAKQVIALGPVASQEVIKMFGTNGGGFFNANSAHPFENPTPLVNFVQLVLIFAIPAGLTYTYGKMARSTRQGWAIFGAMAILWLAGVLATYHAESHPNPALASLAVDHGPGNLEGKELRFGVANSALFATVTTDASCGAVNAMHDSFTPLGGLVPMVNMQLGEVIFGGVGAGLYGILVMVVLTVFIAGLMVGRTPEYLGKKIEGRELKLAMLYLLVFPAIVLTLTAWSSVVGLGTSSLGNAGPHGLSELLYAYSSGAANNGSAFAGLNGNTRFWNLTLAVDMLVGRFWMIIPALGIAGSMVGKKVVAPGLGTFPTTGLTFTVLLVAVVLIVGALTYFPALSLGPVLEHFAAVSGKVF, from the coding sequence ATGACGACCAACGGCTGGCTCCAGATCGCGCTCTTCGCGCTCGTGATCCTCGCGACCACGAGGCCGCTCGGCGGCTACATGTACCGCGTGTTCGAGGGCGAGCGGCCGCCTCTGCCGCGCGTCTTCGGTCCGCTCGAGCGCGCGCTGTACCGGCTCTGCGGCGTCGATCCGAGGAGGGAGCAGGGCTGGAAGGGCTACGCGACCGCCCTGTTGCTCTTCAGCGCCTGCGGCGTCCTCGTCACCTACGCGCTCCAGCGGCTGCAGCACCTGCTCCCCTTCAACCCCGAGCGGTTCGGCCCCGTCGCCTCGGACCTCGCCCTCGACACCGCCGCCAGCTTCGCCACCAACACCAACTGGCAGAACTACGGCGGCGAGAGCACGATGAGCTACCTGACGCAGATGGCGGGGCTGGCGTGGCACAACTTCACCTCCGCCGCGGCCGGCATCGGCGTCGCGCTGGCGCTCGCGCGCGGGCTCACCCGCCAGCCGGGCCCCGGCGGCCCGAAGACCCTGGGGAGCTTCTGGGTCGACCTCGTCCGGTCCATCGTCTACCTGCTGCTGCCGGTCTCCGTCGCCGTCGGGCTCGCGCTCGTGGCCATGGGGGTGCCGCAGACGCTCTCGGCGTACCGCGAGATCTCCACCGTCGAGGGCGCGAAGCAGGTGATCGCGCTCGGGCCGGTCGCGTCGCAGGAGGTCATCAAGATGTTCGGGACGAACGGCGGCGGCTTCTTCAACGCCAACAGCGCCCATCCGTTCGAGAACCCGACGCCGCTCGTGAACTTCGTGCAGCTGGTGCTCATCTTCGCCATCCCGGCCGGCCTCACCTACACGTATGGAAAGATGGCGCGCAGCACGCGCCAGGGATGGGCCATCTTCGGCGCGATGGCGATCCTGTGGCTCGCGGGTGTCCTCGCGACCTATCACGCAGAGTCGCACCCGAACCCGGCGCTGGCGAGCCTCGCCGTCGACCACGGCCCGGGGAACCTGGAGGGGAAGGAGCTCCGCTTCGGGGTGGCGAACAGCGCGCTGTTCGCCACCGTCACCACCGACGCGTCGTGCGGCGCCGTGAACGCGATGCACGACAGCTTCACCCCCCTGGGCGGCCTCGTGCCGATGGTGAACATGCAGCTCGGCGAGGTGATCTTCGGCGGGGTGGGCGCCGGGCTCTACGGCATCCTCGTGATGGTGGTGCTCACCGTCTTCATCGCCGGCCTCATGGTGGGCCGCACGCCCGAGTACCTCGGCAAGAAGATCGAGGGGCGCGAGCTGAAGCTCGCCATGCTCTATCTCCTCGTCTTCCCGGCGATCGTGCTCACGCTGACCGCGTGGTCCTCGGTGGTCGGCCTCGGGACGTCGTCGCTCGGCAACGCTGGACCGCACGGCCTGTCCGAGCTGCTCTACGCGTACTCCAGCGGCGCTGCCAACAACGGCTCGGCCTTCGCAGGCCTGAACGGCAACACGAGATTCTGGAATCTCACGCTCGCGGTAGACATGCTCGTCGGGCGCTTCTGGATGATCATCCCGGCCCTCGGCATCGCCGGCTCGATGGTCGGCAAGAAGGTCGTGGCGCCCGGGCTGGGGACCTTCCCGACCACCGGCTTGACGTTCACCGTCCTCCTCGTCGCCGTCGTCCTCATCGTGGGCGCGCTGACCTACTTCCCGGCGCTGTCGCTCGGCCCCGTCCTCGAGCACTTCGCGGCGGTCTCCGGGAAGGTGTTCTAG
- the kdpB gene encoding potassium-transporting ATPase subunit KdpB: protein MAIERARQLSLFDPAIVRQAALESLKKLDPRLVARNPVMFVVEVGSLLTTLLWLRDRLAPPAGAAPGWFTLTVSVWLWFTVLFANFAEAVAEGRGKAQADTLRRMRREIRARKLVSGREVTVDASSLRKGDVVVVEAGQLIPGDGEIVEGIASVDESAITGESAPVIREAGGDRSAVTGGTKVLSDRLVVRVGVDPGESFLDRMIALVEGAARQKTPNEIALHILLVGLTLVFLFACVTLVPIARYSAIDLGATAIVALLVCLIPTTIGGLLSAIGIAGMDRLLRKNVLAMSGRAVEAAGDVDTLLLDKTGTITLGNRMATELLPAPGVKVEEVADAAQLASLADETPEGRSIVVLAKERYGLRGREVRGAEHAFIPFTAQTRMSGVDVQGRILRKGAVEAIARHVVALGGAMPHRLEVEAARISDSGGTPLAVSDGARVLGVIHLKDVVKGGIQERFDRFRAMGIRTVMITGDNPRTAAAIAREAGVDDFLAEATPEAKMKLIQAEQAKGKLVAMTGDGTNDAPALAQADVGVAMNTGTQAAKEAGNMVDLDSNPTKLLEVVEVGKQLLMTRGTLTTFSIANDVAKYFAILPALFVAAYPELAPLDVMHLASPYSAILSAVIFNAVIIVLLIPLALKGVRYRPLGAAAVLRRSLLVYGVGGVVAPFAGIKLIDLALSAAGVV from the coding sequence ATGGCCATCGAGCGCGCGAGGCAGCTCTCCCTGTTCGATCCCGCCATCGTTCGCCAGGCAGCGCTCGAGAGCCTGAAGAAGCTCGATCCACGCCTGGTGGCGAGGAACCCGGTCATGTTCGTGGTGGAGGTCGGGAGCCTGCTCACCACGCTCCTGTGGCTCCGCGATCGCCTCGCGCCCCCCGCCGGCGCGGCGCCAGGGTGGTTCACCCTCACGGTGAGCGTATGGCTGTGGTTCACGGTGCTCTTCGCGAACTTCGCCGAGGCCGTGGCAGAAGGGCGCGGCAAGGCGCAGGCCGACACGCTGCGGCGCATGCGCCGCGAGATCAGGGCCCGGAAGCTCGTCTCCGGACGCGAGGTGACCGTGGACGCGTCGTCCCTGCGCAAGGGCGACGTCGTGGTCGTCGAGGCCGGGCAGCTCATCCCCGGCGACGGGGAGATCGTGGAGGGCATCGCCTCGGTGGACGAGTCGGCGATCACCGGCGAGTCGGCGCCGGTCATCCGCGAGGCCGGCGGCGACCGCTCCGCGGTGACCGGCGGCACCAAGGTGCTCTCCGATCGCCTGGTGGTGCGCGTCGGGGTGGACCCAGGCGAGTCCTTCCTGGACCGCATGATCGCGCTCGTCGAGGGCGCCGCCCGCCAGAAGACCCCCAACGAGATCGCGCTGCACATCCTGCTGGTGGGCCTCACCCTCGTGTTCCTCTTCGCGTGCGTGACGCTCGTCCCCATCGCGCGCTACTCCGCCATCGATCTCGGCGCGACGGCCATCGTCGCCCTGCTGGTGTGCCTCATCCCGACCACCATCGGGGGGCTCCTGTCCGCCATCGGCATCGCCGGGATGGATCGGCTGCTGCGGAAGAACGTGCTCGCCATGAGCGGCCGCGCCGTGGAGGCCGCGGGTGATGTCGACACGCTGCTCCTCGACAAGACCGGCACCATCACCCTCGGCAACCGGATGGCGACGGAGCTCCTGCCCGCGCCGGGCGTGAAGGTGGAAGAGGTCGCGGACGCCGCGCAGCTGGCGAGCCTCGCCGACGAGACCCCCGAGGGCCGCTCCATCGTCGTGCTGGCGAAGGAGCGCTACGGGCTGCGCGGCCGCGAGGTGCGCGGCGCGGAGCACGCGTTCATCCCCTTCACGGCGCAGACGCGGATGAGCGGGGTGGACGTCCAGGGGCGGATCCTGCGGAAGGGCGCCGTCGAGGCCATCGCGAGGCACGTGGTCGCCCTCGGCGGCGCGATGCCTCACCGGCTCGAGGTCGAGGCGGCGCGCATCTCCGACTCGGGAGGGACGCCCCTCGCGGTGTCCGACGGCGCGCGCGTGCTGGGGGTCATCCACCTCAAGGACGTCGTGAAGGGCGGCATCCAGGAGCGCTTCGATCGCTTCCGCGCCATGGGCATCCGCACCGTCATGATCACGGGCGACAACCCGCGCACCGCGGCCGCCATCGCGCGCGAGGCGGGCGTGGACGACTTCCTCGCCGAGGCGACGCCCGAGGCCAAGATGAAGCTCATCCAGGCGGAGCAGGCGAAGGGGAAGCTGGTGGCGATGACCGGGGACGGCACCAACGACGCGCCGGCGCTCGCGCAGGCCGACGTGGGCGTCGCCATGAACACCGGCACGCAGGCGGCGAAGGAGGCCGGCAACATGGTCGACCTCGACTCCAACCCCACGAAGCTGCTCGAGGTGGTCGAGGTCGGGAAGCAGCTCCTCATGACGCGGGGAACGCTGACGACGTTCTCGATCGCGAACGACGTCGCGAAGTACTTCGCCATCCTGCCGGCGCTCTTCGTCGCGGCCTACCCGGAGCTGGCCCCGCTCGACGTCATGCACCTCGCGTCGCCGTACAGCGCCATCCTCTCGGCGGTCATCTTCAACGCCGTCATCATCGTGCTCCTCATCCCCCTCGCGCTGAAGGGCGTGAGGTACCGGCCGCTCGGCGCCGCGGCGGTGCTGCGGCGGTCGCTGCTCGTCTACGGGGTGGGCGGCGTGGTCGCACCGTTTGCCGGCATCAAGCTCATCGACCTGGCCTTGTCGGCGGCCGGCGTCGTCTGA